The following proteins are co-located in the Cupriavidus pauculus genome:
- a CDS encoding MFS transporter, with protein MTTSQLSRSAPAPVPAGAWTTLWSSTFAFTICFAVWMMFAVLGIPLKNELGLNDTEFGLLAATPVLSGSLIRVPLGIWTDRYGGRVVFFVLMLLTVIPIWLISYVHTFWQLLVLGLFVGLAGGSFSVGTPYVARWFPRSRQGLAMGIFGAGNSGAALTKFVAPVLILAAGTWEIVPKVYSVAMLVTAVLFWLFSRSDPSHRVTSATSFRAQLAVMRDPRVWRYSQYYSVVFGGYVALALWMTKYYIGEYGFDIKTAAFLAACFSLPGGVLRAIGGWISDRYGAHRTTWWVMWISWVAFFLLSYPKTDFVIHTVTGPQSFHIALTPTLFTVLMFVVGIAFAIGKASVFKFISNDFTHNIGAVSGVVGLAGGLGGFVLPIMFGALADLTGIRSSCFMLMYGTVCVSLVWMHYSHRAEQQRGQSRPESAPLPDAARTA; from the coding sequence ATGACTACTTCCCAGCTGTCCCGCTCCGCGCCCGCGCCGGTGCCTGCCGGCGCGTGGACCACGCTCTGGTCCAGCACATTCGCGTTCACCATCTGCTTTGCGGTCTGGATGATGTTCGCCGTGCTCGGCATCCCGCTCAAGAACGAACTGGGCCTGAACGACACCGAGTTCGGCCTGCTGGCCGCCACGCCGGTGCTGAGCGGGTCACTGATCCGCGTGCCGCTGGGCATCTGGACCGACCGCTACGGCGGCCGCGTGGTGTTCTTCGTGCTGATGCTGCTCACGGTCATCCCGATCTGGCTGATTTCCTATGTCCACACGTTCTGGCAACTGCTGGTGCTAGGCCTGTTCGTGGGGCTGGCCGGCGGATCGTTCTCGGTGGGCACGCCGTACGTGGCGCGCTGGTTCCCGCGCAGCCGCCAGGGCCTGGCGATGGGCATCTTCGGCGCCGGCAACTCGGGCGCGGCGCTGACCAAGTTCGTGGCGCCGGTGCTGATCCTGGCCGCCGGCACCTGGGAGATCGTGCCCAAGGTGTACTCGGTGGCGATGCTGGTCACGGCCGTCCTGTTCTGGCTGTTCTCGCGCAGCGACCCGTCGCACCGCGTCACGTCGGCCACCAGCTTCCGCGCCCAGCTGGCCGTGATGCGCGACCCGCGCGTCTGGCGCTACTCGCAGTACTACTCAGTGGTGTTCGGCGGCTACGTGGCGCTGGCGCTGTGGATGACCAAGTACTACATCGGCGAGTACGGCTTCGACATCAAGACGGCGGCGTTCCTGGCGGCGTGCTTCTCGCTGCCCGGCGGCGTGCTGCGGGCCATCGGCGGCTGGATCTCGGACCGCTACGGCGCCCATCGCACCACGTGGTGGGTGATGTGGATCAGCTGGGTGGCGTTCTTCCTGCTGAGCTACCCCAAGACCGACTTCGTAATCCACACCGTGACCGGGCCGCAGAGCTTTCACATCGCGCTGACGCCGACGCTGTTCACCGTGCTGATGTTCGTGGTGGGCATCGCGTTCGCCATCGGCAAGGCGTCGGTCTTCAAGTTCATCTCCAACGATTTCACGCACAACATCGGCGCCGTCTCCGGCGTGGTGGGCCTGGCCGGCGGCCTGGGCGGCTTTGTCCTGCCGATCATGTTCGGCGCGCTGGCCGACCTGACCGGCATCCGCAGCAGCTGCTTCATGCTGATGTACGGCACGGTCTGCGTGAGCCTGGTCTGGATGCACTACAGCCACCGCGCCGAGCAACAGCGCGGGCAATCCCGGCCCGAATCCGCCCCGCTGCCCGACGCGGCGCGGACGGCCTGA
- a CDS encoding 4'-phosphopantetheinyl transferase family protein, whose protein sequence is MNDDASWPRLAAALGLPPTVALDGMRWTGDDLPGVAMESAGPLPAALAAASARRRSQYLAGRHCARRALRQAGAADQPVGRGDDGLPVVPPGWRLSISHAEGMALALAARTRDVTMLGVDIERWLTDATAAEVGPMVASPADVATLRAATGLDAAQAVTLLFSAKESLYKALYPTVRQFVDFDGACLASAAPGTLTLRLARDWHPAWPAGACTAVGWAGQADGVVTAVWQRAPLPPHGALAYGAADRR, encoded by the coding sequence ATGAACGACGATGCGTCCTGGCCGCGACTGGCCGCCGCGCTGGGCCTGCCGCCGACGGTGGCGCTCGATGGCATGCGCTGGACCGGCGACGACCTGCCGGGCGTTGCCATGGAATCGGCCGGGCCGCTGCCGGCCGCGCTGGCAGCCGCGTCGGCCCGCCGGCGCAGCCAGTACCTGGCCGGCCGCCACTGCGCGCGCCGCGCCTTGCGGCAGGCCGGCGCCGCCGATCAGCCGGTGGGGCGGGGCGACGACGGTCTGCCCGTCGTGCCGCCCGGCTGGCGCCTGAGCATCAGCCATGCGGAAGGGATGGCGCTGGCGCTGGCGGCCCGCACGCGCGACGTCACCATGCTTGGCGTCGACATCGAACGCTGGCTGACCGATGCCACCGCCGCCGAGGTGGGGCCGATGGTGGCGTCACCCGCCGACGTGGCGACGCTGCGCGCGGCCACCGGCCTGGACGCCGCGCAGGCGGTCACGCTGCTGTTCTCGGCCAAGGAATCGCTCTACAAGGCGCTGTACCCCACCGTGCGCCAGTTTGTCGACTTCGATGGCGCGTGCCTGGCCTCGGCCGCCCCCGGCACGCTGACGCTGCGCCTGGCGCGCGACTGGCACCCGGCGTGGCCGGCCGGTGCTTGCACCGCCGTCGGCTGGGCCGGTCAGGCGGACGGCGTGGTCACTGCGGTCTGGCAGCGCGCGCCGTTGCCCCCGCATGGCGCGCTGGCTTACGGCGCGGCCGACCGCAGGTAA
- a CDS encoding salicylate synthase gives MTKPSDVPFAPPGDSHLAGRMDVLPDAWATRHGARTALVAGATRLTYIDLQQRVQALAAGFHRLGWRRGDHVIVQLPNTAGFVTGLLALIRIGALPVMTLPGQRSGDLDAVFRAACPVGWLAHGPAGVIQAQAIASRHPGPCRIVADGIGPATDAAGVPTLDALALPPADADTLPPPAAQPGDIALLLLSGGTTGAPKLIPRTHGDYVYNFDASARLCGFDESTVYLAVLPAAHNFVLGCPGVLGTFAVGGTVVMTQQAGCDEAMPLIARERVTDLALVPPLARLWAEARDWEDSDLSSLRRLQVGGARLDPALARTLPDRLGCPLQQVYGMAEGLLCYTRPDDPDEIVFACQGRPLSSDDELRVVDAEGQPVPDGAPGELLVRGPYTIRAYYRASADSARAFTPDGFFRTGDLVRRRPDGNVVVTGRVKEQIQRAGKKVSAAVVEAALCACPGVRDAAVAAVPDALLGERITAWLQGEPGAPGSACPDAKALRATLLAAGLPAHQLPDQVLWTDHWPLTAAGKIDKRRLVQSVLDADCTDGIDGDDGEPLRYHTCELPLHAAPLHLAARMARDAPDDTLAIYERNGEWSIGMGAAMTVTVAGDGAVTGHDGRSVPGPDTCAGIAAALGALPLADWRAYGRVDFALARVLQGMPQAARRPLAWLFVPAREIRLLQGRAQVRCLDPADLPRLQAWLRDLDRIAAAGPMAEGAPLLVPADAGDGNTYRAAVASVLAEIRAGRYEKVILSRRVPVPAATDFPLSYLAGRLANTPARSFLWRDPACEAYGFSPETVVEVDPDGRVSTQPLAGTRALTGEPVTDARLRQALLTDPKEIAEHAVSVALALDELRTACDETALRIDEFMVVRARGSVQHLASRLHGQLAAGKSPWAAFAALFPAVTASGIPKRAAVASIMRHEPAPRGLYSGCVLTADADGRLDAALVLRSVFRQDDACWMQAGAGIVRDSTPNREWEETCEKLACVARYLRSAAP, from the coding sequence ATGACAAAACCTTCGGATGTTCCCTTCGCCCCGCCGGGCGATTCGCACCTTGCCGGACGCATGGACGTGCTGCCGGACGCCTGGGCCACTCGCCATGGCGCGCGCACGGCACTGGTGGCCGGCGCCACGCGCCTGACCTACATCGACCTGCAACAGCGCGTGCAGGCCCTTGCCGCCGGGTTCCATCGCCTGGGATGGCGGCGCGGCGACCACGTGATCGTGCAGCTACCCAACACGGCCGGGTTCGTGACCGGGCTGCTGGCGCTGATCCGTATTGGCGCATTGCCGGTGATGACGCTCCCCGGGCAGCGCAGCGGCGACCTCGATGCGGTCTTCCGCGCCGCCTGCCCGGTGGGATGGCTGGCACACGGGCCGGCAGGCGTCATCCAGGCACAGGCCATCGCGTCCCGCCACCCTGGGCCGTGCCGCATCGTGGCCGACGGGATCGGGCCGGCCACCGACGCGGCCGGGGTGCCGACGCTCGATGCGCTGGCGCTGCCACCGGCCGATGCCGACACGCTGCCCCCGCCAGCGGCACAGCCCGGCGATATCGCGTTGCTGCTGCTGTCTGGCGGCACCACGGGCGCGCCGAAGCTGATTCCGCGCACGCATGGCGATTACGTCTACAACTTCGACGCCTCGGCGCGGCTGTGCGGATTCGACGAGAGCACGGTGTACCTGGCCGTGCTGCCCGCCGCCCACAACTTCGTGCTCGGTTGTCCCGGCGTGCTCGGCACGTTCGCCGTGGGCGGCACCGTGGTCATGACCCAGCAGGCCGGCTGCGACGAGGCCATGCCGCTGATCGCCCGCGAGCGGGTGACGGACCTGGCACTGGTGCCGCCGCTGGCGCGGCTCTGGGCCGAGGCGCGGGACTGGGAGGACAGCGACCTGTCGTCGCTGCGGCGGCTGCAGGTGGGCGGCGCCCGGCTCGATCCCGCGCTGGCGCGCACGCTGCCGGACCGGCTGGGCTGTCCGCTGCAGCAGGTGTACGGGATGGCCGAGGGCCTGCTGTGCTACACGCGCCCCGACGACCCCGACGAGATCGTGTTCGCCTGCCAGGGCCGGCCGCTATCGTCCGATGACGAACTGCGCGTCGTCGATGCCGAGGGTCAGCCCGTGCCCGACGGTGCGCCGGGCGAACTGCTGGTGCGCGGCCCCTATACGATTCGCGCGTACTACCGCGCCTCGGCCGACAGCGCGCGGGCCTTCACGCCGGACGGCTTCTTCCGCACCGGCGACCTGGTCCGCAGGCGCCCCGACGGCAACGTGGTCGTGACGGGCCGCGTCAAGGAGCAGATCCAGCGCGCTGGCAAGAAGGTTTCGGCGGCCGTGGTGGAAGCCGCGCTATGCGCCTGCCCCGGCGTGCGCGACGCGGCCGTGGCGGCCGTGCCGGACGCGCTGCTGGGCGAGCGCATCACGGCCTGGCTGCAGGGCGAACCGGGCGCCCCCGGCAGCGCCTGCCCGGACGCCAAGGCGCTACGCGCCACGCTGCTGGCGGCGGGTCTGCCAGCCCATCAACTGCCCGACCAGGTGCTCTGGACCGACCATTGGCCGCTCACGGCGGCGGGCAAGATCGACAAGCGCCGGCTGGTGCAGTCGGTGCTGGACGCCGACTGCACCGATGGCATCGATGGCGACGATGGCGAACCGCTGCGCTATCACACCTGCGAGTTGCCCCTGCACGCCGCCCCCCTGCACCTGGCCGCGCGCATGGCGCGCGACGCCCCGGACGACACGCTGGCCATCTACGAGCGCAACGGCGAATGGAGCATCGGGATGGGCGCGGCGATGACGGTGACGGTTGCCGGCGATGGCGCGGTGACGGGCCACGATGGGCGTTCCGTACCGGGCCCGGACACCTGCGCGGGCATCGCCGCCGCGCTGGGGGCCCTGCCGCTGGCGGACTGGCGGGCGTACGGCCGGGTGGATTTCGCGCTCGCCCGCGTGCTGCAAGGCATGCCGCAGGCCGCCCGCCGGCCGCTGGCGTGGCTGTTCGTGCCCGCGCGCGAAATCCGCCTGCTGCAGGGACGTGCGCAGGTGCGCTGCCTCGATCCGGCCGACCTGCCACGGCTGCAGGCGTGGCTGCGGGACCTGGACCGAATCGCGGCTGCCGGCCCGATGGCGGAGGGCGCGCCGTTGCTGGTGCCCGCCGACGCCGGCGACGGCAACACCTACCGTGCCGCCGTGGCCAGCGTACTGGCGGAAATCCGCGCCGGGCGGTATGAGAAGGTCATCCTGTCACGGCGGGTGCCCGTGCCGGCCGCCACCGACTTTCCGCTCAGCTACCTGGCGGGCCGGCTGGCCAACACGCCCGCACGGTCCTTCCTGTGGCGCGACCCGGCGTGCGAGGCCTATGGATTCAGTCCGGAAACGGTGGTGGAGGTTGATCCCGACGGCCGCGTCAGCACGCAGCCGCTGGCCGGCACGCGCGCGCTGACCGGCGAGCCGGTGACCGATGCGCGGCTGCGCCAGGCGTTGCTGACCGATCCAAAGGAGATTGCCGAGCATGCGGTGTCGGTGGCGCTGGCACTGGACGAACTGCGCACGGCATGCGACGAGACCGCGCTGCGCATCGACGAATTCATGGTCGTGCGCGCGCGCGGCAGCGTGCAGCATCTGGCGTCGCGGCTGCACGGACAGCTTGCCGCCGGCAAGTCGCCGTGGGCCGCGTTCGCGGCGCTGTTTCCGGCGGTCACGGCTTCGGGGATTCCCAAGCGCGCCGCCGTGGCCAGCATCATGCGCCATGAACCGGCGCCCCGTGGGCTGTACAGCGGCTGCGTGCTGACCGCCGATGCCGATGGCCGGCTGGACGCCGCACTGGTGCTGCGCTCGGTGTTCCGGCAGGACGACGCCTGCTGGATGCAGGCCGGCGCCGGCATCGTGCGCGATTCCACGCCGAACCGGGAATGGGAGGAAACCTGCGAGAAGCTTGCCTGCGTGGCCCGTTACCTGCGGTCGGCCGCGCCGTAA
- a CDS encoding thioesterase II family protein encodes MSAMLTPWLRPSGAAPSPWLVMCPFAGASAGAFRPWQSLDDAGITISLAVYPGHDHRMREPPATCVEALADALAREIVRASDRCGAPLLLAGHSMGAQVAFETCRRLEADGVPPAGLVLSGCHAPHLHGRRRLAHLDDAAFVDALIDIGGCDAALRHDTALLGAFLPMLRADFAATERYHLARERAPCHTVRTATLLIHGTDDPEASRAEVEAWHHWLAVAPAYAALAGGHFYIPQRPRALLALLRQTFAATAFCP; translated from the coding sequence ATGAGCGCGATGCTGACGCCGTGGTTGCGCCCCAGCGGCGCGGCGCCATCGCCGTGGCTGGTGATGTGCCCGTTTGCCGGCGCCAGCGCCGGCGCGTTCCGCCCGTGGCAGTCGCTCGACGACGCCGGCATCACGATCTCGCTGGCGGTCTATCCGGGCCACGACCATCGCATGCGCGAGCCGCCAGCCACCTGCGTCGAGGCGCTGGCCGACGCGCTGGCGCGCGAGATTGTCCGCGCAAGCGACAGGTGCGGCGCGCCGCTGCTGCTGGCCGGCCACAGCATGGGCGCGCAGGTGGCGTTCGAAACCTGCCGGCGGCTGGAGGCGGACGGCGTGCCGCCCGCCGGTCTGGTGCTGTCGGGCTGCCACGCCCCGCACCTGCACGGCCGGCGCCGGCTGGCCCATCTGGACGACGCCGCGTTCGTCGATGCCCTGATCGACATCGGCGGCTGCGACGCGGCCCTGCGCCATGACACGGCGCTGCTGGGCGCCTTTCTGCCAATGCTGCGCGCCGACTTTGCCGCCACCGAGCGGTATCACTTGGCGCGGGAACGCGCCCCCTGCCATACCGTCCGCACGGCCACGCTGCTGATCCACGGCACCGACGATCCCGAAGCCAGCCGTGCCGAGGTAGAGGCATGGCACCACTGGCTGGCCGTGGCACCCGCGTACGCCGCACTGGCGGGCGGCCATTTCTACATCCCGCAACGCCCCCGTGCGCTGCTGGCGCTGCTGCGCCAGACGTTTGCCGCAACGGCGTTCTGCCCTTGA
- a CDS encoding Gfo/Idh/MocA family oxidoreductase codes for MTQAIRVLVAGARFGEVYLNAFLEGIVAARPLVLAGLLAHGSQRARHLAHAHGVPLYTDVAQLPRDLDLACVVVRGGAMGGDGTVLAQTLLERGLHVIQEHPLHPGEVQRLQDAAARAGRLYWVNTLYPHTAAGRAWINLARRVRHAVGGVPPCVAQATMSRQLLYSGLDLLTQAADVMPDAVAVTLAADGGERTDAAFRALWLRTPDTDVLLQLQHYLDPADPDMHSVAMHRLCLGWPSGYLSLESTHGPVSWTPALALAGHRQAEGGWFGHGDADPGLSLPVSATLHRPPPTWLSAMAHEAPQGVARLLRLAAAAIDGAEVPDSLHPARQLALARLWQQVQRAAGPVREVSLPAPPRVDPCVLRTPAERDAP; via the coding sequence ATGACGCAGGCGATACGGGTTCTCGTGGCCGGCGCGCGCTTCGGCGAGGTGTACCTGAACGCTTTCCTGGAAGGAATCGTCGCGGCGCGCCCGCTGGTGCTGGCGGGACTGCTCGCGCATGGCAGCCAGCGCGCGCGGCACCTGGCACACGCCCACGGCGTGCCGCTGTACACGGACGTGGCCCAGTTGCCGCGCGACCTGGATCTGGCGTGCGTGGTCGTGCGCGGCGGCGCCATGGGCGGCGACGGCACCGTGCTGGCCCAGACGCTGCTCGAACGCGGTCTCCATGTCATCCAGGAGCATCCGCTCCATCCGGGCGAAGTGCAGCGCCTGCAGGACGCCGCCGCGCGGGCGGGACGGCTCTACTGGGTCAACACGCTTTACCCGCACACGGCGGCCGGGCGCGCGTGGATCAACCTGGCCCGCCGCGTGCGCCATGCCGTGGGCGGCGTGCCGCCCTGCGTAGCCCAGGCCACGATGAGCCGGCAGTTGCTCTACTCGGGACTGGACTTGCTGACACAGGCGGCGGATGTCATGCCGGATGCGGTTGCCGTGACGCTGGCCGCCGATGGCGGCGAGCGCACGGACGCCGCGTTTCGGGCCCTGTGGCTGCGGACGCCGGACACCGACGTGCTGCTGCAGTTGCAGCACTACCTGGACCCGGCCGATCCCGACATGCACAGCGTGGCGATGCACAGGCTGTGCCTGGGCTGGCCATCGGGCTACCTGTCGCTGGAATCGACGCACGGCCCCGTCTCCTGGACGCCAGCGCTGGCACTGGCGGGCCATCGCCAGGCAGAGGGCGGCTGGTTTGGCCATGGCGATGCCGATCCGGGGCTGTCGTTGCCGGTGTCGGCCACGCTGCACCGGCCGCCCCCCACATGGCTGTCCGCCATGGCCCACGAGGCGCCGCAGGGCGTGGCACGGCTGCTGCGCCTGGCTGCCGCGGCCATTGATGGCGCCGAGGTGCCCGACAGTCTGCACCCGGCGCGCCAGCTGGCGTTGGCGCGGCTCTGGCAACAGGTCCAGCGGGCGGCCGGCCCGGTACGGGAGGTGTCGCTGCCCGCGCCGCCGCGCGTCGACCCCTGCGTCCTGCGGACGCCCGCCGAGCGGGATGCGCCATGA